A region from the Macaca mulatta isolate MMU2019108-1 chromosome 13, T2T-MMU8v2.0, whole genome shotgun sequence genome encodes:
- the MRPL53 gene encoding 39S ribosomal protein L53, mitochondrial codes for MAAALARLGLRPVKEVRVQFCPFEKNVESTRTFLQAVSSEKVRSTNLNCSVIADVRHDGSDPCVDVLFGDGHRLIMRGAHLTAVEMLTAFASHIRARDAAGSADKPGADTSR; via the exons ATGGCAGCTGCGTTGGCTCGGCTTGGTCTGCGGCCTGTCAAGGAGGTTCGGGTTCAGTTCTGCCCCTTCGAGAAAAACGTGGAATCGACGAG GACCTTCCTCCAAGCAGTGAGCAGCGAGAAGGTCCGCTCCACTAATCTCAACTGCTCAGTGATTGCGGACGTGAGGCACGACGGCTCCGATCCCTGCGTGGACGTGCTGTTCG GAGACGGGCATCGCCTGATTATGCGCGGCGCTCATCTCACCGCTGTGGAAATGCTCACTGCCTTCGCTTCCCATATCCGGGCCAGGGACGCGGCGGGCAGCGCGGACAAGCCGGGCGCTGATACTAGTCGCTGA
- the MOGS gene encoding mannosyl-oligosaccharide glucosidase isoform X1, producing the protein MARGERRRRAVPAEGVRTVERAARGGPGRRDGRGGGPRSTAGGVALAVVVLSLALGMSGRWVLAWHRARRAVTLHSAPPVLPADSSSPAVAPDLFWGTYRPHVYFGMKTRSPKPLLTGLMWAQQGTTPGTPKLRHTCEQGDGVGPYGWEFHDGLSFGRQHIQDGALKLTTEFVKRPGGQHGGDWSWRVTVEPQASGTSAIPLVSLFFYVVTDSNEVLIPEVGSKGQLKFISGHTSELGDFRFTLLPPTSPGDTAPKYGSYNVFWTSNPGLPLLTEMVKSRLNSWFQHRPPGASPERYLGLPGSLKWEDRGPSGQGQGQFLIQQVTLKVPFSIEFVFESGSAKAGGNQVLPRLAGSLLTHALESHAEAFRERFEKTFQLKEKGLSPGEQALGQAALSSLLGGIGYFYGQGLVLPDMGVEGSEQKVDPALFPPLPLFTAVPSRSFFPRGFLWDEGFHQLVVQRWDPSLTREALGHWLGLLNADGWIGREQILGDEARARVPPEFLVQRAVHANPPTLLLPVAHMLEVGDPDDLAFLRKAFPRLHAWFSWLHQSQAGPVPLSYRWRGRDPALPTLLNPKTLPSGLDDYPRASHPSVTERHLDLRCWVALGARVLTQLAEYLGEAEVAAELGPLAASLEAAESLDELHWAPELGVFADFGNHTKAVQLKPRPPQGLVRVVGRPQPRLQYVDALGYVSLFPLLLRLLDPNSSRLGPLLDILADSRHLWSPFGLRSLAASSSFYGQRNSEHDPPYWRGAVWLNVNYLALGALHHYGHLEGPHQARAAKLHSELRANVVGNVWRQYQATGFLWEQYSDRDGRGMGCRPFHGWTSLVLLAMAEDY; encoded by the exons ATGGCTCGGGGCGAGCGGCGGCGCCGCGCAGTGCCGGCAGAGGGAGTGCGTACCGTCGAGAGGGCGGCTCGGGGAGGCCCCGGGCGACGGGACGGCCGGGGCGGCGGGCCGCGTAGCACGGCTGGAGGAGTGGCTCTGGCTGTCGTGGTCCTGTCTTTGGCCCTGGGCATGTCGGGGCGCTGGGTGCTGGCGTGGCACCGTGCGCGGCGGGCGGTCACGCTGCACTCCGCGCCTCCTGTGTTGCCTGCCGACTCCTCCAGCCCCGCCGTGGCCCCGGACCTCTTCTGGGGAACTTACCGCCCTCACGTCTACTTCGGCATGAAGACCCGCAGCCCGAAGCCACTCCTCACCG GACTGATGTGGGCGCAGCAGGGCACCACCCCGGggactcctaagctcaggcacaCGTGTGAGCAGGGGGACGGTGTGGGTCCCTATGGCTGGGAGTTCCACGACGGCCTCTCCTTCGGGCGGCAGCACATCCAGGATGGGGCCTTAAAGCTCACCACTGAGTTCGTCAAGAGGCCTGGGGGTCAGCACGGAGGGGACTGGAGCTGGAGAGTGACTGTAGAGCCTCAG GCCTCAGGTACCTCTGCCATCCCTTTGGTCTCCCTGTTCTTCTATGTGGTGACAGATAGCAATGAAGTCCTAATACCGGAGGTTGGGTCCAAGGGGCAGTTGAAGTTCATCAGTGGGCACACCAGTGAACTTGGTGACTTCCGTTTTACACTTCTGCCACCAACTAGTCCAGGGGATACAGCCCCCAAGTATGGCAG CTACAATGTCTTCTGGACCTCCAACCCAGGACTGCCCCTGCTGACAGAGATGGTAAAGAGTCGCCTAAATAGCTGGTTTCAGCATCGGCCCCCAGGGGCCTCCCCTGAACGCTACCTCGGCTTGCCAGGATCTCTGAAGTGGGAGGACAGAGGCCCAAGTGGGCAAGGGCAGGGGCAGTTCTTGATACAGCAGGTGACCCTGAAAGTTCCCTTTTCCATAGAGTTTGTGTTTGAATCGGGCagtgccaaggcaggaggaaatCAAGTCCTACCAAGACTGGCAGGCAGTCTACTGACCCATGCCCTGGAGAGCCATGCTGAGGCCTTTAGAGAGCGCTTTGAGAAGACCTTCCAGCTGAAGGAGAAGGGCCTGAGCCCTGGCGAGCAGGCTTTGGGTCAGGCTGCCCTCAGCAGCCTCCTTGGTGGAATTGGCTACTTCTATGGACAAGGACTGGTATTGCCAGACATGGGGGTGGAAGGGTCTGAGCAGAAGGTGGACCCAGCCCTCTTTCCACCCCTACCTCTTTTTACAGCAGTGCCTTCCCGGTCATTCTTCCCACGAGGCTTCCTTTGGGATGAGGGCTTTCACCAGCTGGTGGTTCAGCGGTGGGATCCCTCCCTCACCCGGGAAGCCCTAGGCCACTGGCTGGGGCTGCTAAATGCTGATGGCTGGATTGGGAGGGAGCAGATACTGGGGGATGAGGCCCGAGCCCGGGTACCTCCAGAATTCCTAGTGCAACGAGCAGTCCATGCCAATCCCCCAACCCTACTTTTGCCTGTAGCCCATATGCTAGAGGTTGGTGACCCTGACGACTTGGCCTTCCTCCGAAAGGCCTTCCCCCGCCTGCATGCCTGGTTCTCCTGGCTCCATCAGAGCCAGGCAGGCCCAGTTCCACTATCTTACCGCTGGCGGGGACGGGACCCTGCCTTACCAACCTTACTGAACCCCAAGACCCTACCCTCTGGGCTGGATGACTATCCCCGGGCTTCACACCCTTCAGTCACCGAACGGCACCTGGACCTGCGATGTTGGGTGGCACTGGGTGCCCGTGTGCTGACGCAGCTGGCAGAGTATCTGGGTGAGGCTGAGGTAGCTGCTGAGCTGGGCCCACTGGCTGCCTCACTGGAGGCAGCAGAGAGCCTGGATGAGCTGCACTGGGCCCCAGAGCTAGGAGTCTTTGCAGACTTTGGGAACCACACAAAAGCAGTACAGCTGAAGCCCAGGCCCCCTCAGGGGCTGGTTCGGGTGGTGGGCCGGCCCCAACCTCGACTGCAGTATGTAGATGCCCTTGGCTATGTCAGTCTTTTTCCCTTGCTGCTGCGACTGCTGGACCCCAACTCATCCCGCCTTGGGCCCCTGCTGGACATTCTAGCTGATAGCCGCCATCTCTGGAGCCCCTTTGGTTTACGCTCccttgcagcctccagctcctttTATGGCCAGCGCAATTCAGAGCATGATCCCCCCTACTGGCGGGGTGCTGTGTGGCTCAATGTCAACTACCTGGCTTTGGGAGCACTCCACCACTATGGGCATCTGGAGGGTCCTCACCAGGCTCGGGCTGCCAAACTCCACAGTGAGCTCCGTGCCAATGTGGTAGGCAATGTATGGCGCCAGTACCAGGCTACAGGCTTTCTCTGGGAGCAGTATAGTGACCGAGATGGGCGAGGCATGGGCTGCCGCCCTTTCCACGGCTGGACCAGCCTTGTCTTACTGGCCATGGCTGAAGACTActga
- the MOGS gene encoding mannosyl-oligosaccharide glucosidase isoform X2 translates to MKTRSPKPLLTGLMWAQQGTTPGTPKLRHTCEQGDGVGPYGWEFHDGLSFGRQHIQDGALKLTTEFVKRPGGQHGGDWSWRVTVEPQASGTSAIPLVSLFFYVVTDSNEVLIPEVGSKGQLKFISGHTSELGDFRFTLLPPTSPGDTAPKYGSYNVFWTSNPGLPLLTEMVKSRLNSWFQHRPPGASPERYLGLPGSLKWEDRGPSGQGQGQFLIQQVTLKVPFSIEFVFESGSAKAGGNQVLPRLAGSLLTHALESHAEAFRERFEKTFQLKEKGLSPGEQALGQAALSSLLGGIGYFYGQGLVLPDMGVEGSEQKVDPALFPPLPLFTAVPSRSFFPRGFLWDEGFHQLVVQRWDPSLTREALGHWLGLLNADGWIGREQILGDEARARVPPEFLVQRAVHANPPTLLLPVAHMLEVGDPDDLAFLRKAFPRLHAWFSWLHQSQAGPVPLSYRWRGRDPALPTLLNPKTLPSGLDDYPRASHPSVTERHLDLRCWVALGARVLTQLAEYLGEAEVAAELGPLAASLEAAESLDELHWAPELGVFADFGNHTKAVQLKPRPPQGLVRVVGRPQPRLQYVDALGYVSLFPLLLRLLDPNSSRLGPLLDILADSRHLWSPFGLRSLAASSSFYGQRNSEHDPPYWRGAVWLNVNYLALGALHHYGHLEGPHQARAAKLHSELRANVVGNVWRQYQATGFLWEQYSDRDGRGMGCRPFHGWTSLVLLAMAEDY, encoded by the exons ATGAAGACCCGCAGCCCGAAGCCACTCCTCACCG GACTGATGTGGGCGCAGCAGGGCACCACCCCGGggactcctaagctcaggcacaCGTGTGAGCAGGGGGACGGTGTGGGTCCCTATGGCTGGGAGTTCCACGACGGCCTCTCCTTCGGGCGGCAGCACATCCAGGATGGGGCCTTAAAGCTCACCACTGAGTTCGTCAAGAGGCCTGGGGGTCAGCACGGAGGGGACTGGAGCTGGAGAGTGACTGTAGAGCCTCAG GCCTCAGGTACCTCTGCCATCCCTTTGGTCTCCCTGTTCTTCTATGTGGTGACAGATAGCAATGAAGTCCTAATACCGGAGGTTGGGTCCAAGGGGCAGTTGAAGTTCATCAGTGGGCACACCAGTGAACTTGGTGACTTCCGTTTTACACTTCTGCCACCAACTAGTCCAGGGGATACAGCCCCCAAGTATGGCAG CTACAATGTCTTCTGGACCTCCAACCCAGGACTGCCCCTGCTGACAGAGATGGTAAAGAGTCGCCTAAATAGCTGGTTTCAGCATCGGCCCCCAGGGGCCTCCCCTGAACGCTACCTCGGCTTGCCAGGATCTCTGAAGTGGGAGGACAGAGGCCCAAGTGGGCAAGGGCAGGGGCAGTTCTTGATACAGCAGGTGACCCTGAAAGTTCCCTTTTCCATAGAGTTTGTGTTTGAATCGGGCagtgccaaggcaggaggaaatCAAGTCCTACCAAGACTGGCAGGCAGTCTACTGACCCATGCCCTGGAGAGCCATGCTGAGGCCTTTAGAGAGCGCTTTGAGAAGACCTTCCAGCTGAAGGAGAAGGGCCTGAGCCCTGGCGAGCAGGCTTTGGGTCAGGCTGCCCTCAGCAGCCTCCTTGGTGGAATTGGCTACTTCTATGGACAAGGACTGGTATTGCCAGACATGGGGGTGGAAGGGTCTGAGCAGAAGGTGGACCCAGCCCTCTTTCCACCCCTACCTCTTTTTACAGCAGTGCCTTCCCGGTCATTCTTCCCACGAGGCTTCCTTTGGGATGAGGGCTTTCACCAGCTGGTGGTTCAGCGGTGGGATCCCTCCCTCACCCGGGAAGCCCTAGGCCACTGGCTGGGGCTGCTAAATGCTGATGGCTGGATTGGGAGGGAGCAGATACTGGGGGATGAGGCCCGAGCCCGGGTACCTCCAGAATTCCTAGTGCAACGAGCAGTCCATGCCAATCCCCCAACCCTACTTTTGCCTGTAGCCCATATGCTAGAGGTTGGTGACCCTGACGACTTGGCCTTCCTCCGAAAGGCCTTCCCCCGCCTGCATGCCTGGTTCTCCTGGCTCCATCAGAGCCAGGCAGGCCCAGTTCCACTATCTTACCGCTGGCGGGGACGGGACCCTGCCTTACCAACCTTACTGAACCCCAAGACCCTACCCTCTGGGCTGGATGACTATCCCCGGGCTTCACACCCTTCAGTCACCGAACGGCACCTGGACCTGCGATGTTGGGTGGCACTGGGTGCCCGTGTGCTGACGCAGCTGGCAGAGTATCTGGGTGAGGCTGAGGTAGCTGCTGAGCTGGGCCCACTGGCTGCCTCACTGGAGGCAGCAGAGAGCCTGGATGAGCTGCACTGGGCCCCAGAGCTAGGAGTCTTTGCAGACTTTGGGAACCACACAAAAGCAGTACAGCTGAAGCCCAGGCCCCCTCAGGGGCTGGTTCGGGTGGTGGGCCGGCCCCAACCTCGACTGCAGTATGTAGATGCCCTTGGCTATGTCAGTCTTTTTCCCTTGCTGCTGCGACTGCTGGACCCCAACTCATCCCGCCTTGGGCCCCTGCTGGACATTCTAGCTGATAGCCGCCATCTCTGGAGCCCCTTTGGTTTACGCTCccttgcagcctccagctcctttTATGGCCAGCGCAATTCAGAGCATGATCCCCCCTACTGGCGGGGTGCTGTGTGGCTCAATGTCAACTACCTGGCTTTGGGAGCACTCCACCACTATGGGCATCTGGAGGGTCCTCACCAGGCTCGGGCTGCCAAACTCCACAGTGAGCTCCGTGCCAATGTGGTAGGCAATGTATGGCGCCAGTACCAGGCTACAGGCTTTCTCTGGGAGCAGTATAGTGACCGAGATGGGCGAGGCATGGGCTGCCGCCCTTTCCACGGCTGGACCAGCCTTGTCTTACTGGCCATGGCTGAAGACTActga
- the WBP1 gene encoding WW domain-binding protein 1 isoform X6 — MARASSGNGSEEAWGALRASQQQLRELCPGVNNQPYLCESGHCCGETGCCTYYYELWWFWLLWTVLILFSCCCAFRHRRAKLRLQQQQRQREINLLAYHGACHGAGPFPTGSLLDLRLLSTFKPPAYEDVVHRPGTPPPAYTVAPGLPLTASSEQTWCSSSSSCPAHFEGTNVEGVSSHQSAPPYQEGEPGAGVSPAPTPPSCRYRRLTGDSGIELCPCPASGEGEPVKEVRASATLPDLEDYSPCALPPDSVPQVSPMGLSSSEGDIP, encoded by the exons ATGGCTCGGGCCAGCAGCGGGAACGGCAGCGAGGAGGCCTGGGGGGCACTTCGGGCATCGCAACAGCAG CTTCGAGAGCTGTGCCCAGGAGTGAACAACCAGCCCTACCTCTGTGAGAGTGGTCACTGCTGTGGGGAGACTGGCTGCTGCACCTACTACTATGAGCTCTGGT GGTTCTGGCTGCTCTGGACTGTCCTCATCCTCTTTAGCTGCTGTTGCGCCTTCCGCCACCGACGAGCTAAACTCCGGCTGCAACAACAGCAGCGGCAGCGTGAAATCAACTTGTTGGCCTACCATGGGGCATGCCATGGGGCTGGTCCTTTCCCTACCGGTTCACTGCTTGACCTTC GCCTCCTCAGCACCTTCAAGCCCCCAGCCTACGAGGATGTGGTTCACCGCCCAGGCACACCACCCCCCGCTTATACTGTGGCCCCAGGCCTCCCCTTGACTGCTTCCAGCGAACAAACCTGGTGTTCCTCCTCATCCAGCTGCCCTGCCCACTTCGAAGGAACAAATGTGGAAGGTGTTTCCTCCCACCAGAGTGCCCCCCCCTATCAGGAGGGTGAGCCGGGGGCAGGGGTGAGCCCTGCCCCCACACCCCCCTCCTGTCGCTATCGCCGTTTAACTGGTGACTCCGGTATTGAGCTCTGCCCTTGTCCTGCCTCCGGTGAGGGTGAGCCAGTCAAGGAGGTGAGGGCTAGTGCCACCCTGCCAGATCTGGAGGACTATTCCCCTTGTGCACTGCCCCCAGATTCTGTACCGCAGGTCTCTCCCATGGGGCTGTCCTCCAGTGAAGGGGACATCCCGTAA
- the WBP1 gene encoding WW domain-binding protein 1 isoform X4, which produces MARASSGNGSEEAWGALRASQQQPFRYFNTPLSILHFPHLSKLNLVHRLRELCPGVNNQPYLCESGHCCGETGCCTYYYELWWFWLLWTVLILFSCCCAFRHRRAKLRLQQQQRQREINLLAYHGACHGAGPFPTGSLLDLRLLSTFKPPAYEDVVHRPGTPPPAYTVAPGLPLTASSEQTWCSSSSSCPAHFEGTNVEGVSSHQSAPPYQEGEPGAGVSPAPTPPSCRYRRLTGDSGIELCPCPASGEGEPVKEVRASATLPDLEDYSPCALPPDSVPQVSPMGLSSSEGDIP; this is translated from the exons ATGGCTCGGGCCAGCAGCGGGAACGGCAGCGAGGAGGCCTGGGGGGCACTTCGGGCATCGCAACAGCAG CCCTTCAGATATTTCAACACTCCTCTCAGCATCCTCCACTTCCCCCATCTCTCCAAGCTGAACTTGGTTCACAGG CTTCGAGAGCTGTGCCCAGGAGTGAACAACCAGCCCTACCTCTGTGAGAGTGGTCACTGCTGTGGGGAGACTGGCTGCTGCACCTACTACTATGAGCTCTGGT GGTTCTGGCTGCTCTGGACTGTCCTCATCCTCTTTAGCTGCTGTTGCGCCTTCCGCCACCGACGAGCTAAACTCCGGCTGCAACAACAGCAGCGGCAGCGTGAAATCAACTTGTTGGCCTACCATGGGGCATGCCATGGGGCTGGTCCTTTCCCTACCGGTTCACTGCTTGACCTTC GCCTCCTCAGCACCTTCAAGCCCCCAGCCTACGAGGATGTGGTTCACCGCCCAGGCACACCACCCCCCGCTTATACTGTGGCCCCAGGCCTCCCCTTGACTGCTTCCAGCGAACAAACCTGGTGTTCCTCCTCATCCAGCTGCCCTGCCCACTTCGAAGGAACAAATGTGGAAGGTGTTTCCTCCCACCAGAGTGCCCCCCCCTATCAGGAGGGTGAGCCGGGGGCAGGGGTGAGCCCTGCCCCCACACCCCCCTCCTGTCGCTATCGCCGTTTAACTGGTGACTCCGGTATTGAGCTCTGCCCTTGTCCTGCCTCCGGTGAGGGTGAGCCAGTCAAGGAGGTGAGGGCTAGTGCCACCCTGCCAGATCTGGAGGACTATTCCCCTTGTGCACTGCCCCCAGATTCTGTACCGCAGGTCTCTCCCATGGGGCTGTCCTCCAGTGAAGGGGACATCCCGTAA
- the WBP1 gene encoding WW domain-binding protein 1 isoform X3 — protein sequence MARASSGNGSEEAWGALRASQQQSPAASSLEGAIWRRAGTQTRALDAILYHPQLPIWLGALLWLRELCPGVNNQPYLCESGHCCGETGCCTYYYELWWFWLLWTVLILFSCCCAFRHRRAKLRLQQQQRQREINLLAYHGACHGAGPFPTGSLLDLRLLSTFKPPAYEDVVHRPGTPPPAYTVAPGLPLTASSEQTWCSSSSSCPAHFEGTNVEGVSSHQSAPPYQEGEPGAGVSPAPTPPSCRYRRLTGDSGIELCPCPASGEGEPVKEVRASATLPDLEDYSPCALPPDSVPQVSPMGLSSSEGDIP from the exons ATGGCTCGGGCCAGCAGCGGGAACGGCAGCGAGGAGGCCTGGGGGGCACTTCGGGCATCGCAACAGCAG AGTCCGGCAGCGTCTTCTCTTGAGGGAGCAATTTGGAGAAGAGCTGGAACCCAGACTCGCGCCCTGGATGCCATCCTTTATCATCCACAGCTTCCCATCTGGTTGGGAGCACTGCTCTGG CTTCGAGAGCTGTGCCCAGGAGTGAACAACCAGCCCTACCTCTGTGAGAGTGGTCACTGCTGTGGGGAGACTGGCTGCTGCACCTACTACTATGAGCTCTGGT GGTTCTGGCTGCTCTGGACTGTCCTCATCCTCTTTAGCTGCTGTTGCGCCTTCCGCCACCGACGAGCTAAACTCCGGCTGCAACAACAGCAGCGGCAGCGTGAAATCAACTTGTTGGCCTACCATGGGGCATGCCATGGGGCTGGTCCTTTCCCTACCGGTTCACTGCTTGACCTTC GCCTCCTCAGCACCTTCAAGCCCCCAGCCTACGAGGATGTGGTTCACCGCCCAGGCACACCACCCCCCGCTTATACTGTGGCCCCAGGCCTCCCCTTGACTGCTTCCAGCGAACAAACCTGGTGTTCCTCCTCATCCAGCTGCCCTGCCCACTTCGAAGGAACAAATGTGGAAGGTGTTTCCTCCCACCAGAGTGCCCCCCCCTATCAGGAGGGTGAGCCGGGGGCAGGGGTGAGCCCTGCCCCCACACCCCCCTCCTGTCGCTATCGCCGTTTAACTGGTGACTCCGGTATTGAGCTCTGCCCTTGTCCTGCCTCCGGTGAGGGTGAGCCAGTCAAGGAGGTGAGGGCTAGTGCCACCCTGCCAGATCTGGAGGACTATTCCCCTTGTGCACTGCCCCCAGATTCTGTACCGCAGGTCTCTCCCATGGGGCTGTCCTCCAGTGAAGGGGACATCCCGTAA
- the WBP1 gene encoding WW domain-binding protein 1 isoform X1, with amino-acid sequence MARASSGNGSEEAWGALRASQQQSPAASSLEGAIWRRAGTQTRALDAILYHPQLPIWLGALLWPFRYFNTPLSILHFPHLSKLNLVHRLRELCPGVNNQPYLCESGHCCGETGCCTYYYELWWFWLLWTVLILFSCCCAFRHRRAKLRLQQQQRQREINLLAYHGACHGAGPFPTGSLLDLRLLSTFKPPAYEDVVHRPGTPPPAYTVAPGLPLTASSEQTWCSSSSSCPAHFEGTNVEGVSSHQSAPPYQEGEPGAGVSPAPTPPSCRYRRLTGDSGIELCPCPASGEGEPVKEVRASATLPDLEDYSPCALPPDSVPQVSPMGLSSSEGDIP; translated from the exons ATGGCTCGGGCCAGCAGCGGGAACGGCAGCGAGGAGGCCTGGGGGGCACTTCGGGCATCGCAACAGCAG AGTCCGGCAGCGTCTTCTCTTGAGGGAGCAATTTGGAGAAGAGCTGGAACCCAGACTCGCGCCCTGGATGCCATCCTTTATCATCCACAGCTTCCCATCTGGTTGGGAGCACTGCTCTGG CCCTTCAGATATTTCAACACTCCTCTCAGCATCCTCCACTTCCCCCATCTCTCCAAGCTGAACTTGGTTCACAGG CTTCGAGAGCTGTGCCCAGGAGTGAACAACCAGCCCTACCTCTGTGAGAGTGGTCACTGCTGTGGGGAGACTGGCTGCTGCACCTACTACTATGAGCTCTGGT GGTTCTGGCTGCTCTGGACTGTCCTCATCCTCTTTAGCTGCTGTTGCGCCTTCCGCCACCGACGAGCTAAACTCCGGCTGCAACAACAGCAGCGGCAGCGTGAAATCAACTTGTTGGCCTACCATGGGGCATGCCATGGGGCTGGTCCTTTCCCTACCGGTTCACTGCTTGACCTTC GCCTCCTCAGCACCTTCAAGCCCCCAGCCTACGAGGATGTGGTTCACCGCCCAGGCACACCACCCCCCGCTTATACTGTGGCCCCAGGCCTCCCCTTGACTGCTTCCAGCGAACAAACCTGGTGTTCCTCCTCATCCAGCTGCCCTGCCCACTTCGAAGGAACAAATGTGGAAGGTGTTTCCTCCCACCAGAGTGCCCCCCCCTATCAGGAGGGTGAGCCGGGGGCAGGGGTGAGCCCTGCCCCCACACCCCCCTCCTGTCGCTATCGCCGTTTAACTGGTGACTCCGGTATTGAGCTCTGCCCTTGTCCTGCCTCCGGTGAGGGTGAGCCAGTCAAGGAGGTGAGGGCTAGTGCCACCCTGCCAGATCTGGAGGACTATTCCCCTTGTGCACTGCCCCCAGATTCTGTACCGCAGGTCTCTCCCATGGGGCTGTCCTCCAGTGAAGGGGACATCCCGTAA
- the WBP1 gene encoding WW domain-binding protein 1 isoform X2 yields MCLLSQQSPAASSLEGAIWRRAGTQTRALDAILYHPQLPIWLGALLWPFRYFNTPLSILHFPHLSKLNLVHRLRELCPGVNNQPYLCESGHCCGETGCCTYYYELWWFWLLWTVLILFSCCCAFRHRRAKLRLQQQQRQREINLLAYHGACHGAGPFPTGSLLDLRLLSTFKPPAYEDVVHRPGTPPPAYTVAPGLPLTASSEQTWCSSSSSCPAHFEGTNVEGVSSHQSAPPYQEGEPGAGVSPAPTPPSCRYRRLTGDSGIELCPCPASGEGEPVKEVRASATLPDLEDYSPCALPPDSVPQVSPMGLSSSEGDIP; encoded by the exons ATGTGCCTGTTGTCACAACAGAGTCCGGCAGCGTCTTCTCTTGAGGGAGCAATTTGGAGAAGAGCTGGAACCCAGACTCGCGCCCTGGATGCCATCCTTTATCATCCACAGCTTCCCATCTGGTTGGGAGCACTGCTCTGG CCCTTCAGATATTTCAACACTCCTCTCAGCATCCTCCACTTCCCCCATCTCTCCAAGCTGAACTTGGTTCACAGG CTTCGAGAGCTGTGCCCAGGAGTGAACAACCAGCCCTACCTCTGTGAGAGTGGTCACTGCTGTGGGGAGACTGGCTGCTGCACCTACTACTATGAGCTCTGGT GGTTCTGGCTGCTCTGGACTGTCCTCATCCTCTTTAGCTGCTGTTGCGCCTTCCGCCACCGACGAGCTAAACTCCGGCTGCAACAACAGCAGCGGCAGCGTGAAATCAACTTGTTGGCCTACCATGGGGCATGCCATGGGGCTGGTCCTTTCCCTACCGGTTCACTGCTTGACCTTC GCCTCCTCAGCACCTTCAAGCCCCCAGCCTACGAGGATGTGGTTCACCGCCCAGGCACACCACCCCCCGCTTATACTGTGGCCCCAGGCCTCCCCTTGACTGCTTCCAGCGAACAAACCTGGTGTTCCTCCTCATCCAGCTGCCCTGCCCACTTCGAAGGAACAAATGTGGAAGGTGTTTCCTCCCACCAGAGTGCCCCCCCCTATCAGGAGGGTGAGCCGGGGGCAGGGGTGAGCCCTGCCCCCACACCCCCCTCCTGTCGCTATCGCCGTTTAACTGGTGACTCCGGTATTGAGCTCTGCCCTTGTCCTGCCTCCGGTGAGGGTGAGCCAGTCAAGGAGGTGAGGGCTAGTGCCACCCTGCCAGATCTGGAGGACTATTCCCCTTGTGCACTGCCCCCAGATTCTGTACCGCAGGTCTCTCCCATGGGGCTGTCCTCCAGTGAAGGGGACATCCCGTAA
- the WBP1 gene encoding WW domain-binding protein 1 isoform X5, whose product MCLLSQQSPAASSLEGAIWRRAGTQTRALDAILYHPQLPIWLGALLWLRELCPGVNNQPYLCESGHCCGETGCCTYYYELWWFWLLWTVLILFSCCCAFRHRRAKLRLQQQQRQREINLLAYHGACHGAGPFPTGSLLDLRLLSTFKPPAYEDVVHRPGTPPPAYTVAPGLPLTASSEQTWCSSSSSCPAHFEGTNVEGVSSHQSAPPYQEGEPGAGVSPAPTPPSCRYRRLTGDSGIELCPCPASGEGEPVKEVRASATLPDLEDYSPCALPPDSVPQVSPMGLSSSEGDIP is encoded by the exons ATGTGCCTGTTGTCACAACAGAGTCCGGCAGCGTCTTCTCTTGAGGGAGCAATTTGGAGAAGAGCTGGAACCCAGACTCGCGCCCTGGATGCCATCCTTTATCATCCACAGCTTCCCATCTGGTTGGGAGCACTGCTCTGG CTTCGAGAGCTGTGCCCAGGAGTGAACAACCAGCCCTACCTCTGTGAGAGTGGTCACTGCTGTGGGGAGACTGGCTGCTGCACCTACTACTATGAGCTCTGGT GGTTCTGGCTGCTCTGGACTGTCCTCATCCTCTTTAGCTGCTGTTGCGCCTTCCGCCACCGACGAGCTAAACTCCGGCTGCAACAACAGCAGCGGCAGCGTGAAATCAACTTGTTGGCCTACCATGGGGCATGCCATGGGGCTGGTCCTTTCCCTACCGGTTCACTGCTTGACCTTC GCCTCCTCAGCACCTTCAAGCCCCCAGCCTACGAGGATGTGGTTCACCGCCCAGGCACACCACCCCCCGCTTATACTGTGGCCCCAGGCCTCCCCTTGACTGCTTCCAGCGAACAAACCTGGTGTTCCTCCTCATCCAGCTGCCCTGCCCACTTCGAAGGAACAAATGTGGAAGGTGTTTCCTCCCACCAGAGTGCCCCCCCCTATCAGGAGGGTGAGCCGGGGGCAGGGGTGAGCCCTGCCCCCACACCCCCCTCCTGTCGCTATCGCCGTTTAACTGGTGACTCCGGTATTGAGCTCTGCCCTTGTCCTGCCTCCGGTGAGGGTGAGCCAGTCAAGGAGGTGAGGGCTAGTGCCACCCTGCCAGATCTGGAGGACTATTCCCCTTGTGCACTGCCCCCAGATTCTGTACCGCAGGTCTCTCCCATGGGGCTGTCCTCCAGTGAAGGGGACATCCCGTAA